Proteins encoded together in one Mugil cephalus isolate CIBA_MC_2020 chromosome 16, CIBA_Mcephalus_1.1, whole genome shotgun sequence window:
- the mazb gene encoding myc-associated zinc finger protein, which yields MDAAWSNFLFQNTPTQNQVEGSLQSELMQVHTSSPQTPPPEHIAQPPSTVDTTALSEEPLPVKPVSRPTRVQHICAICNKQFKNNYNLRRHQSVHTGVRMKDRAREQAEGAKEGATSQVVVAAAPSAMAVGAGGRVERTTVPLSLLHLSAPPPLAPPGLLTGAQQPLLGGQDGEGVAMPNMMASVNPHAPPPAAVVMATGATVQRPANPNPNPVRKNHACETCGKAFRDVYHLNRHRLSHSDEKPFSCPICQQRFKRKDRMSHHVRSHQGGVEKPYICPHCGKAFSRPDHLNSHVRQVHSSERPFKCPTCESSFATKDRLRAHMIRHEEKVPCHICGKLLSAAYITDHMRVHNQSQHHACHLCNRSFTTLTYLRVHAQKHHGQEWKDSPGGFGGTTSGGVLVCHLCGVHCKTPTQLQGHMGTHSNNQAAPSPITSNVAASSSISLSNMVTSPTVYVTGNTVVDLLVTDCSSIAAPQSHS from the exons ATGGATGCTGCCTGGAGCAATTTTCTCTTCCAG AATACTCCCACCCAAAACCAAGTGGAGGGGAGCCTCCAATCAGAGCTCATGCAAGTGCATACGAGTTCTCCCCAGACCCCACCCCCGGAGCACATAGCACAGCCTCCTTCGACTGTGGACACTACTGCTCTCAGCGAGGAACCCCTGCCTG TGAAGCCAGTGTCCCGGCCGACCCGCGTGCAGCACATCTGTGCCATCTGCAACAAGCAGTTCAAGAACAACTACAACCTGCGGCGGCACCAGTCGGTCCACACTGGGGTACGCATGAAGGACAGGGCCAGAGAGCAGGCGGAGGGAGCAAAGGAGGGAGCCACCAGccaggtggtggtggcggcggcccCGTCGGCGATGGCGGTGGGGGCCggagggagggtggagaggaCCACGGTTCCCCTCTCCCTGCTGCACCTCTCCGCGCCTCCCCCTCTCGCCCCTCCCGGCCTGCTGACGGGCGCCCAGCAGCCCCTCCTGGGTGGTCAGGATGGTGAAGGGGTTGCCATGCCAAACATGATGGCTAGTGTTAACCCTCATGCTCCGCCTCCTGCTGCTGTCGTCATGGCCACAGGGGCGACAGTACAG CGGCCCgcaaaccccaaccccaaccccgtGAGGAAGAACCACGCCTGCGAGACTTGCGGGAAGGCCTTCCGGGACGTTTACCACCTCAACCGCCACCGCTTGTCCCACTCGGACGAGAAGCCTTTCTCCTGTCCCATCTGCCAGCAGCGCTTCAAGAGGAAGGACCGCATGAGCCACCATGTGCGCTCGCACCAGGGCGGCGTGGAAAAGCCCTACATCTGCCCTCACTGTGGCAAGGCTTTCTCCAG GCCGGACCATCTCAACAGCCACGTCAGACAGGTGCACTCCTCGGAGCGACCCTTCAAATGCCCC ACCTGTGAGTCCAGCTTTGCTACGAAGGATCGCTTGCGCGCGCACATGATTCGCCACGAGGAGAAGGTGCCCTGCCACATCTGTGGGAAGCTCCTGTCCGCCGCTTACATCACAGATCACATGAGGGTGCACAACCAGTCGCAGCACCACGCCTGCCATCTCTGTAACCGCA GCTTCACCACACTGACTTACCTTCGAGTCCACGCCCAGAAGCACCACGGCCAAGAGTGGAAGGACAGTCCGGGGGGCTTCGGCGGCACCACCTCAGGCGGCGTGCTCGTCTGCCACTTGTGCGGCGTCCACTGCAAGACGCCCACCCAGCTCCAGGGCCACATGGGCACCCACAGCAACAACCAGGCCGCCCCGAGCCCCATCACCTCTAACGTGGCCGCCAGCAGCTCCATCTCCCTTAGCAACATGGTGACATCACCGACCGTCTACGTCACTGGTAACACGGTGGTGGACCTGCTCGTCACAGACTGCTCTAGCATCGCAGCTCCACAGTCCCACAGTTAG
- the tlcd3bb gene encoding ceramide synthase, which yields MLTILAAGSVFFPGLFLLSKQCLKSIPALRWSEGDAVIVSARLVSSVQAVMASSAGYIISSSCKDVLEDQHWLTSTYIMFAVPYFVYDIYAMFMCYWYKLRVKGHEEASAAPQHMRSALISYLRREFLMVLHHVVMVTVCFPVSVFWRQGRGDYFQGIMFMAELSTPSVCLGKILIQYKQQHTILHKVNGALMLITFFICRVLLFPYLYYVYGRYASIPFHMVPLSVPWHCNLGAALLMAPQLYWFSLICRGALRLFLGTSRSQRPRAATAADKDRQTDGNALPQPANGYSTRSTEPELATH from the exons ATGCTGACCATCCTAGCTGCTGGGTCTGTGTTCTTTCCAGGCCTTTTCCTGCTGTCCAAACAATGCCTGAAATCCATCCCAGCACTGAGGTGGAGCGAAGGAGATGCAGTCATTGTATCAGCCAG GTTGGTGTCCTCAGTTCAGGCAGTCATGGCTTCTTCCGCTGGCTATATAATTTCCTCTTCTTGTAAAGATGTCCTGGAGGACCA GCATTGGCTCACTAGCACTTACATCATGTTCGCCGTTCCCTACTTCGTGTATGACATCTACGCGATGTTCATGTGCTACTGGTACAAGCTCCGGGTCAAAGGGCACGAGGAGGCCTCGGCGGCGCCCCAGCACATGCGCTCGGCACTGATCAGCTACTTGCGTCGCGAGTTCCTCATGGTGCTGCACCATGTTGTCATGGTCACCGTCTGTTTCCCCGTCTCTGTG tTCTGGCGACAAGGAAGGGGAGATTATTTCCAGGGTATAATGTTCATGGCTGAGCTCAGCACTCCGTCTGTCTGCTTAGGAAAAATACTCATCCAG TACAAACAGCAACACACTATCCTGCACAAAGTGAATGGGGCTCTTATGCTGATCACTTTTTTCATCTGTCGAGTCCTACTCTTCCCTTACCTCTACTACGTCTATGGAAG GTACGCATCCATTCCCTTCCACATGGTCCCCCTGTCGGTCCCCTGGCACTGTAACCTCGGTGCCGCCCTGCTCATGGCGCCCCAGCTCTACTGGTTCTCCCTCATTTGCAGGGGCGCCCTGCGACTGTTCTTGGGCACCTCCCGCTCTCAGAGACCGCGCGCGGCCACGGCCGCCGATAAGGATCGCCAGACGGACGGCAACGCACTGCCCCAGCCTGCCAATGGCTACAGCACGCGCTCCACAGAGCCCGAGCTGGCCACTCACTGa
- the pagr1 gene encoding PAXIP1-associated glutamate-rich protein 1: MQAEATDSSLGEGIQALGVKDSENPAADEEVNTEQQDTEMTAAAEEEEDTATKDETDGSTDAVEGEAQKDEPQADAEVDAEDGKQAADVEAEWELAYSDEEMEDPKNWMPPPAEIKRLYELLAKEEMLELNFVPLPRRPPTPERTPSPDRDDEEEAAKERERLERERKPPSPTEFDFDEEQTQSTPKNAFINRRRTPGSSARSSVKREARLDKVLSDMKRHRKIEEHIMRTGRDLFKSEKKLEEALSPNSQKEREKERERDSNPNTIFSPRQRRY; encoded by the exons ATGCAGGCTGAAGCTACGGACTCCTCACTGGGAGAGGGCATCCAGGCTCTTGGTGTGAAGGACTCAGAAAACCCTGCAGCAGACGAAGAGGTCAACACAGAGCAGCAAGACACGGAGatgacagctgctgcagaggaggaggaggacacagcaACCAAGGATGAGACAG ACGGGAGCACAGATGCGGTGGAAGGAGAGGCACAGAAGGATGAACCTCAGGCAGACGCAGAGGTGGACGCTGAAGACGGAAAGCAGGCTGCAGACGTGGAGGCTGAATGGGAGCTTGCATACAGCGACGAGGAGATGGAGGACCCCAAAAACTGGATGCCTCCCCCTGCCGAGATCAAAAGACTCTATGAGCTCCTGGCTAAAGAGGAGATGCTGGAATTGAACTTTGTGCCCCTTCCCAGAAGGCCCCCCACTCCTGAACGCACCCCGTCGCCCGACAGAGATGACGAGGAAGAGGCAgcaaaggagagggagaggctggAGAGAGAGCGCAA GCCTCCATCTCCCACTGAGTTTGACTTTGATGAGGAGCAGACGCAATCCACTCCCAAAAATGCCTTCATCAACAGACGCAGAACACCGG GTTCGTCCGCCCGCTCCTCTGTAAAAAGGGAGGCCCGGCTGGACAAGGTGTTATCAGACATGAAGCGCCACCGCAAAATTGAGGAGCACATCATGCGCACGGGTCGGGACCTCTTCAAGAGCGAAAAGAAACTGGAGGAGGCGCTTTCTCCCAACAGCCAGAAGGAGCGCgagaaggagagggagcgagacAGCAACCCCAACACCATATTCTCCCCGAGGCAGCGGAGATACTGA